The sequence below is a genomic window from Pseudomonas cannabina.
TGCATAGAGCGCAACTCTATAGCTATAAAAAAATAAGTTTAAATATCGATAGGGAATATGCATATGCGTTACCAAATGTTTCCGCAGAACGGGTTCAGCGTGCATAAAGAAGTCGCCCAGCTTTAAGTCGCAATGTTTGCAGTGGTCAGTGTCGCGCGACTGCTTGTGGGTGATTGTTTGCAGAGGCAGGTGTTCCGTGCTGAGCCGCCACCTGCTGCTCAAGGCGACGGCCAGGGATGGCGTCAATCAATTCCTGAGTGTAGGGAGCTGCAGGGCGCTCGAAAACGTCGCTGGCCTGGCCTTGTTCGATGGTCTTGCCCTGCTTGAGCACCAGCACCTGATGAGCGATGCTGGCAACCACCGCCAGATCATGAGAAACTAGGACATAGGCCATTCCGGATTCGGCTTGCAGCTCGACCAGCAGGTCGAGAATCTGCGCCTGTACCGATACGTCCAGCGCCGACACTGGCTCATCGAGCAGCAGCAAATCCGGCTGCAGCGCCAGCGCTCTGGCGATTGCTACGCGCTGGCGCTGTCCGCCTGACAGTTCACGCGGTAGCCGGTCCAGATAGGCCACTGGCAGGTGCACTCGCTCGATGAGCTGGCGGGCGGCCTGTTCCAGTTCCCGGCCTTTCAGCAGGCCGAACGAGACCAGCGGCTCGACGATACTTTCGAATAACGTGAAGCGTGGGTCGAGCGCTGCGAACGGGTTTTGCTGCACCAGCTGAATGCGTCGTCGCAACGGTCTGAACTCGCGCCAACCCAGGTCGGTGACGTCACGCCCTTCAAGCAGCACTCGTCCGGAGGTCGGTTTCTCCAGGCCCAGCGCGATGCGCAGTGCGGTGCTCTTGCCCGAACCGGACTCGCCGACGATGGCCAGGGTCTGACCGGGAAATACTTTGAAATTGACGTCCTGCAACGCGTGTAACTCGGCCTGCTCACCTTTGACGTAAGGCAGTCGGTAGGTCTTGCCGATGTTACTCAGCGTCAGCAGTGGCGTGTCATTGGCCAGCACAGGGCGTGATGCCAGCGAGCTTTTGCGCTGACCGAATGCGGGAGCGGCGGCGATCAACGCACGCGTGTAGGCATGGTCCGGGTTGATAAGAAGCTGCTCGGGCGTGCCTTGTTCGACCAGTTCGCCTTTGTTCATGACCAGCACCCGGTCAGCGCGGTCGGCGGCCACGCCAAGGTCGTGGGTAATGATCAACAAGGAAATGCCGCGCTCGCTGACCAGGCGTTGCAAATGATCGAGGATTTTACGCTGCACGGTGACGTCCAGCGCGCTGGTAGGCTCGTCGGCGATGATCAGGCGTGGATTGCCTGCCAGTGCGATGGCAATCAATACACGCTGGCGCATGCCGCCGGACAGTTCGTGCGGATACTGGCGGGCGCGCAACACAGGTTTGTTCAGACCGACTTGCTGCAACAGCTCCAGCACATCGGCATCGACTGTCGGATAACGTCCGCCACGCGCTTGCAGCAGCGCTTCGGCAATCTGCCGACCGATACGCAAGGTCGGGTTGAGGCCGACCATCGGGTCTTGTGGCACCAGACCGATCAGGCTGCCGCGAACCCGGCGTTTCTCGCGCTCGGAGGCATGGCTCAGATTCTGCCCATCAATATGCAGTTCGCCCTGGGTAATGGTTGCGTGGTCCGGCAGCAGACCGAGGATTGCGTTGGCCATCGTCGACTTGCCGGAACCGGACTCACCGACAATTGCCACGGTTTCGCCTTGCGCAACCTGAAACGAAACGTTGTGCACGGCCTGATTGATCTGGCCGTCGAAACGATAGGCGACGCCCAGGTGCCGGATGTCGATCAGTTGCGGGGCGTCAGTCATCGTTGAACCTCTTCCAGCGTACGGGCGATGTGGTTGAAGCTGAACACCACGGCGACCACGAACAGGCCGGGCAACAGCGAAACCCAGGGAGCAGTCATCAGAAAGTGTCGGCCGTTGGCGATCAACGTGCCCCATTCGGCGGCGGGCGGTTCTGCGCCAAAACCGAGAAAGCTCAGCCCGGCAGTCGCCAGAATGGCCGCACCGAAGTCCAGCGTGGCGAGCACTGCTACCGGGCCCCAGGCGTTGGGCAGAATGTGTCGCAGCAGGGTGCGGGTCCAGCTGGCGCCGCCCAGCCGCGCCGCCTCGACGTAGGGCAGAGTCTTGACCCTCAGCACTTCAGCGCGGGTGGTGCGGGCGAAGCCGGGGATGATGCCCACGCCCACTGCGATGGCCACCGGAAGGGTGCCGAAACCGATGGCCGTGACAATCGCCAGCGCCAGCAGCAAACCGGGGAGGGCCAGCAATACGTCGACAAAGCGCATGATTACAGCGTCTATCCGGCCGCCTGCGAAGCCGGAAATCACTCCCAGGCTAAGGCCGCCCGCCATGGCAATACCTACCGCCAGCAGCGCCGCCTGCACCGACAGGCTGGAGCCATGCACCACGCGAGTATAAAGATCACGGCCCAGTTCGTCGGTGCCAAACCAGTGCACGCTATTGGGCGGAGTGAGCTTGTCGGTGGGTGAGGTGGCGTAAGGCGCGTAGCTGGTCAGCAGGTTGGGCGCCAGCGCGGCCAGCAGCGCAAAGGCCACCAACGCCACGGCGAGCACAAACCCCGGTCGGCGCAGCAGCGGCTTGACTGCTTCGATGACTCTACTGAATCTGCTGCGGCGTCGCCATTGCGCCGCGGATGGGTTTTTAGAGGTGAGAACAGCCTGGGTCAGGCGTGCAAGGCGATCGTCGAAAATGGTCATGGCGTCAGGAGACCTTTGGCGTGTGGGCGATGCGCGGATCCAGCGCGGGGTACAGCAGGTCAACGATCAGATTGACCACAACGAAGGCCGCTGCCGAGACCGCAACGATGGCCAGTACCACCGGAATGTCCTGGCGCAGCACGGCTTCCTGAGCCAGGCGGCCGACCCCGGCGCGGGCAAAGATGGTTTCCACCAGCACGGCCCCGGAAACGGTGTTGCCCACTTGCAGACCGATCAGCGTCAACAGCGGCAGGGCGGCGTTCTTGAACGCATGGCGGGCTTGAACCTGCGCGCGGGTCAGGCCTTTGGCGTAGGCGGTGATGATATAGGGTTCTTTCCACACGCCCTGAAAGCCACGTTGCAGAACCTGGGCGTACACCGCAGCGCTGGGGATCGCCAGCGTGACGGCGGGCAGGATCAGGCTGGCAAAGCCCTGATTGCCGGTTGCCGGGAACCAGCCGAGGCTGAACGCGAACAGCTGAATGAACAGCAGGCCCATCCAGAACACCGGCACCGAGAAGCCCAGCGACGGCAAGCGTGACAGCGCCACTTTCAGCGGCTGCCAGCTTACATAGGCGGTGAGGTACGCCAGACCGATCCCACCGATCAGCGAGAGCACAATGGCCAGACCCGCCAGGCTCAGGGTTTGCGGCAGACGCTCGACCAGCAGTTCCGAGACCGGGCGGTTGAGGGTCAGCGAATTGCCGAAATCGCCGTGAATCGCGCCCCACAGCAGGTTGAAATACTGTTCGAAAACCCCGCGATCCAGCCCGTAATACAATTTGGCCTTGGCCAGATCCTGGGCGGACAGGGAGTCGATCTCGACCCCCGAAGCGCTGAGCATGATCGACAGCGTGTCGCCGGGCAGCAGATACAGAATGAAATAGGTGATGCTGTAGGCACCCCAGAGCACCAGCAGCGCCTGCGCGATCCGGCCGAGGATATAGCGGCTCATGGCGCTGCAAATTCGATGTCGTTGAACAGCGCGAAACCTTCGGCGGTCCAGTGGAAGTTACGCACGTTTTTCGCCGTGGCGGCCTGCCAGACCCGCTCGTAGACCGGAAACGCCGAGCCTTCGTCAATCAGCAGATCCTGCAGGTCGCCATAGGCTTTTGCGCGCTGCTCGCTGCGCGTGGCGGTCAGTCCGGCGTCGAACAGTTCAAGCGCTCTGGGCAGCGTTTCGGGCGCGTAGAGGTTGGTGGCCAGGGTCGAGCTGTTGGCACTGCGCGGGTCGATAATGGTTTGCAGGATGATCGGGTCGGCGCGGGTCATGTAGGTGGAGGTCAGGTCATAGTTACCCGCCGCGTTGGCGGCGGCCCATTCTGCGGTGGTCACGACATTGAGTTTGAGTTCGATACCGACCTTGCGCAGTTGATCCTGAATCAATACGTCGCCAGCGGTTTCAGCGGGCGACAGGTTATAGGCCAGCTTCAGACGTTTGCCGTCCTTGTAACGATAGCCGTCGGCGTTTTTCTGCCAGCCGGCTTCGTCCAGCAGGCGCCCGGCACCTTGAGGATCGTAGGCCAGTTTGTCGGCCTGGCTTTTGTAGAACGGAGTGGTGATGTCGTAAATGCCTGTGACCACCGGAAATTGCGGGTTGTAGACGGTGGCCGCATAGGTTTTGCGGTCGATGGCCTTTTGCAGCGCCAGGCGCACGTTACGATCGGCCAGAATCCGATTGCCGCGAGTGTTGGGGTACATGTTCAGGGCCGGCCCTGGCAGTGAACGGCTCTGGATGGTCGCGCCTTTGGACGTGAACAGGTTGAGGTCCACCTCGGAAAACGGATTGCGAGGCCAGAGGATATCGACCTGGCCCTGCACGAACTGGCCGTTGCGCACGCTCTCTTCGGGAACGTAACTGACCTCGACCGCATCCAGATGCGCCTCGCCCTTGTTTTGCGCATTGGCCGATGGCCACGCATAGCCTTTGCGCTTGGTCAGGCGCAGACCGCTTTCCGGCGTGTAGCGTTCCAGCACAAACGGCCCGGTGCCGATGATCGCGCCCAATGAGCGTTGTTTGACGCTGAGCGCGTAGGATTCCGGAGCGAGAATGGCGAGGTTGGTGGTGGAGGTGGCTTGCAGGAATCCGGCATTGGGTTTGGCCAGTACCAGCTTGACGGTGAAGTCATCCAGCACTTGAGCGTGGTCATAGCCCTTCAGATAAGTCGCGCCAAAGGTGGCGGGCAACTGGTCGGCGAACGCCTTGTTGGTGTCATAGGCGGTTTTCACCGCCTGCGCATCGAAACGCGTGCCGTTGCTGAAGGTTACGTCCTTGCGCAGATGAAAGGTGTACGCCAGCGCATCGTCACTGACCTCCCAGCGTTCAGCCAGCCACGGAATGATCTTGCCGGTCTGCGGGTCCTGATCGGTAAGGGACTCGGCGACATTGCGCAGTACCACCCGGTGCTCTAGCCAGTAGACCTGGAACGGATCAAGGCTGACCAGCGTGGTGTTGTCTCTGAAAAACGCGACCTTGAGCGTCTTGCCAGGCTGACTGTCCTGGCCCGAAGGTGAGCAGCCGAGCAGAACGACGGCGCTGATGGCGGTGAGCAGCAAGCGCGATAGCAGAGGGCGACCAGTCATCGCACTGCCCTCCGGTGTGCGAGTCGGTCCGGTGATGGCAAAGGGTGAGTGCGATACATGGAAAAATCCTCTTAAAATCGAGCGCAGCGCTCCAGCTGGTTTTAAGAACCTATTCTTATGATGTGAGGCTGTAGAAGTCTTTTTTCTTCTAAGCTAATATAGAATTTTATGAATACTTGGGTAAAGTATTATTATTTTTTAGCATTTATCGATCGGCGGCGGAGATTTGCGAGAGAACATCATGCTGGCGAGCAGACGCGAAGATTCCTGTATTTTGCCCTCAGGTCTTGTTGCGTACGGTTTCGAAGGCCGATGCTGCGTCCTATAATCCGCGCTTCAAGGACTGCCCGACGCAATGCCTTTTTGGTGAAGAATTATCAGAGGCGGTGAGCTCGTTTAGTCATTGCTGATCCGCATCAGCGCTGGCTGAATGCTTTTACCGCCTGTTCGACAGGTGTGGGGCCTTCGGTAACCTCGATGATCTGTCG
It includes:
- a CDS encoding ABC transporter substrate-binding protein; the encoded protein is MTGRPLLSRLLLTAISAVVLLGCSPSGQDSQPGKTLKVAFFRDNTTLVSLDPFQVYWLEHRVVLRNVAESLTDQDPQTGKIIPWLAERWEVSDDALAYTFHLRKDVTFSNGTRFDAQAVKTAYDTNKAFADQLPATFGATYLKGYDHAQVLDDFTVKLVLAKPNAGFLQATSTTNLAILAPESYALSVKQRSLGAIIGTGPFVLERYTPESGLRLTKRKGYAWPSANAQNKGEAHLDAVEVSYVPEESVRNGQFVQGQVDILWPRNPFSEVDLNLFTSKGATIQSRSLPGPALNMYPNTRGNRILADRNVRLALQKAIDRKTYAATVYNPQFPVVTGIYDITTPFYKSQADKLAYDPQGAGRLLDEAGWQKNADGYRYKDGKRLKLAYNLSPAETAGDVLIQDQLRKVGIELKLNVVTTAEWAAANAAGNYDLTSTYMTRADPIILQTIIDPRSANSSTLATNLYAPETLPRALELFDAGLTATRSEQRAKAYGDLQDLLIDEGSAFPVYERVWQAATAKNVRNFHWTAEGFALFNDIEFAAP
- a CDS encoding ABC transporter permease gives rise to the protein MTIFDDRLARLTQAVLTSKNPSAAQWRRRSRFSRVIEAVKPLLRRPGFVLAVALVAFALLAALAPNLLTSYAPYATSPTDKLTPPNSVHWFGTDELGRDLYTRVVHGSSLSVQAALLAVGIAMAGGLSLGVISGFAGGRIDAVIMRFVDVLLALPGLLLALAIVTAIGFGTLPVAIAVGVGIIPGFARTTRAEVLRVKTLPYVEAARLGGASWTRTLLRHILPNAWGPVAVLATLDFGAAILATAGLSFLGFGAEPPAAEWGTLIANGRHFLMTAPWVSLLPGLFVVAVVFSFNHIARTLEEVQR
- a CDS encoding ABC transporter ATP-binding protein, whose translation is MLANDTPLLTLSNIGKTYRLPYVKGEQAELHALQDVNFKVFPGQTLAIVGESGSGKSTALRIALGLEKPTSGRVLLEGRDVTDLGWREFRPLRRRIQLVQQNPFAALDPRFTLFESIVEPLVSFGLLKGRELEQAARQLIERVHLPVAYLDRLPRELSGGQRQRVAIARALALQPDLLLLDEPVSALDVSVQAQILDLLVELQAESGMAYVLVSHDLAVVASIAHQVLVLKQGKTIEQGQASDVFERPAAPYTQELIDAIPGRRLEQQVAAQHGTPASANNHPQAVARH
- a CDS encoding ABC transporter permease gives rise to the protein MSRYILGRIAQALLVLWGAYSITYFILYLLPGDTLSIMLSASGVEIDSLSAQDLAKAKLYYGLDRGVFEQYFNLLWGAIHGDFGNSLTLNRPVSELLVERLPQTLSLAGLAIVLSLIGGIGLAYLTAYVSWQPLKVALSRLPSLGFSVPVFWMGLLFIQLFAFSLGWFPATGNQGFASLILPAVTLAIPSAAVYAQVLQRGFQGVWKEPYIITAYAKGLTRAQVQARHAFKNAALPLLTLIGLQVGNTVSGAVLVETIFARAGVGRLAQEAVLRQDIPVVLAIVAVSAAAFVVVNLIVDLLYPALDPRIAHTPKVS